The following nucleotide sequence is from Candidatus Limnocylindrales bacterium.
TTATCCCGGTGTCTATGGGAGTTAGGGGGTTAGGTTAGAAAAACCTATTCCTGAAAAGGGTTAAAGAGAGGGGGGACCTAAATGGTTATCATGCATTGCCCCCATTTATTTGTTTACAACTTCATTTCATATACCTTTTCGTAAGCTTCAAACATCCACTTCTTTTCAAAAAACCTCCTGCAGTGAATCCGGTTCTGCTCCCCGAGGTAGGCTCTTAGGGGTGCCTCTTTCAAGAGCTTTTCTAACATTCTTCTAAAGAAATCTTCATCGGATCGGGGACCGATATAAGCTCTGTTTTCTGGAGATACCATATCCTTTATATCTCCCACATCGGTTCCCACAACAGGGCATCCTGCGGCCATAGCTTCCAGGACGGAGATAGGCATCTGCTCTGTATCAGATGAAATGGCAAAAATGTCAAACAGGCTTAAAACTTCAGCCGGATCTTCCCTGTGGCCCAGTAACCTGACCTTTTCCTGCAGTTTATTTTCTTCGATATACCTGACCAGGTGAGGATACTCAGGGCCGTCTCCCACAATGAGGAGTTTAGCCTGGAATTCAGGAGCCAGCCGGGAGAAGACCCTCAAAAGACGCAGGAGATTCTTTTCTTTCCGTAACCTTGCCACCGTCCCGATGACCAGACTATTTCGACAAAATTCCCATTCCGACCCTTTTCTGGAAAGGACCTGTTTTGAATACTTTTCGCAATCTATGCCGTTGGGAATATAAACCACGGATTTCTCACTCAACCTCCAGGTCTGGAGTGCTACGCGATATAAAGTCTTAGAAGGAACAATGATTTTATAAGCGTGGGATAGGAAAAAACGCCGGATCCAGATTCTCCAGGGTTTTTGGGTTATCAACTCATCCGGTCCAAAACCATCCTCCGTATGGGCCTGGGGGCAAATGGGGAAAAAATGATTGACCAGGCTCCATTCTATAGCTCCCCAGTTGTAGGTGAGTAACAAATCCGGCTGAATCTCCTGTAA
It contains:
- a CDS encoding glycosyltransferase, with product MASPPRHLLHVFSTFGMGGPQVRTCELINHFGSRYRHTLIAMDGNYACRERLKEGLNIRWIPLRIHKKEELKNLFLFRRLLQEIQPDLLLTYNWGAIEWSLVNHFFPICPQAHTEDGFGPDELITQKPWRIWIRRFFLSHAYKIIVPSKTLYRVALQTWRLSEKSVVYIPNGIDCEKYSKQVLSRKGSEWEFCRNSLVIGTVARLRKEKNLLRLLRVFSRLAPEFQAKLLIVGDGPEYPHLVRYIEENKLQEKVRLLGHREDPAEVLSLFDIFAISSDTEQMPISVLEAMAAGCPVVGTDVGDIKDMVSPENRAYIGPRSDEDFFRRMLEKLLKEAPLRAYLGEQNRIHCRRFFEKKWMFEAYEKVYEMKL